The genomic DNA CGGTCTCGCGGTTCATCCGACAACCACCAGGCCCACCGCGGTGGCCACGGCGGTGGCCACCAGGAACGTCGTGGGTGCGAATCGCACCGCGAAAGCCCGTCCGAACATCCCGGCCTGCATGGCGAACAGCTTCAGGTCGACCGCGGGCCCCACCACCAGGAACACCAGGCGCGGCACCAGCGGCAGCATGGACAGGCTGGCGGCGACGAAGGCGTCGGCCTCCGAGCACAGCGACAGCACCACGGCCAGCACCGCCATGGTCAGGATGCCCAGCAGCAGTTGCCCGGCCAGGTGGTCGTAGACCCACGCGGGAACCAGCACATGCAGCAGCGCCGCGGCCAGTGCTCCCAGTACCAGGTAGGCCGCGGCCTGCAGGAAGTCGTGACGGGCCGCCTCGACGAACACCGTGGTGCGGGCTGACCCGGGAGCGCTGACGGTGGGTGGCCGACGGGTGATCCACCCGGGACGGCCCCAGCGTGACCAGAGCAGCCCCATGATCACCGCGGTCAGTAGGGACGCGGCGCACCGGGCTACCACCATGGCCGGATGGCCGGGAAACGCGACCGCGGTGGACACCAGCACCACCGGGTTGATGGCCGGCGCGGAGAGCATGAACGTCAACGCGGCCGCACCCCGCCCGTCGTCGCCGTACAGACGGCGGGCCACCGGAACCGAGGCGCATTCACATCCAGGCAGAGCGGCACCGCCGATGCCCGCCGCCAGCACGGCGGGGGCCGTGCGCCGTGGCAGCCAGCGGGCGACCACCTCGGGGGTGACGAACGTGGCCACCAGCCCGCTGATCACCACCCCGAAGGCCAGGAATGGCAGCGCCTGCACAAACACCCCACTGAAGACGGTCGCGGCGGTGGCCAGGCGGGGCCGCTCGCGCACGATCTCGTGCAACACGCCGCCGGTCAGCGCGGCCACCAGCAGTCCGCCGATCAGCAATGTCATCGACAGGTTCCCGGAGCGGCTGCCCGTGCGCGTCGACATGGAGGTAGGTTATTGGTAATCGTTGCCAACTTCCTGAGGAAGGTGCCATGGTCTTGTCCGGTTTTCTCGGCAAAGCTGCATCCACGGTGGTCACCGGGGCCGTCGGGGTCGCGGCCTACGAACTGGTCCGCAAGGCCGTCGCCACAGCGCCACTGCATGAGGCGGCGGTGACCACCACCGCGGCGGCGCTGCGCGGCGCGCGCAAGGTTGAAGAGGGCGCCGAGGCTGCGCGCTTGAAGGTGGCGGACGTGGTAGCCGAGGCCAAGGAGCGCATCGGTGAGGAAGTCGCCCCGCCCGCGGTGGCCGTCGAGCACGACCACGAACACTGACCTGTGCCGGACCTGACACTGCTGTCCGACGCAGCGGGCCGACTGCGCGTGCAGGTGCCTGCGCTGCGGGGCGATTCGCTGCGCGCGGTCGCCGTCGAGGACGCCGTCGACGAGGTGGCCGGGGTACGCACCGTGCATGCCTATCCACGCACCGGTTCGGTCGTGGTGTGGTACTCACCGTCGCGATGTGACACCGTCGCGGTGCTGGACACCTTGCGTGCGGCGATGACCGTCGACCGGAACCTGGTTCCGGCCCGCACACCGCGCTCGGCCGACATCCGTAACGGTGACGTGGTGCGGATCGCACTCGGCGGTGCGGCGTTGGCGCTCTTGGGTTTCCGGCGCTACGGCCTGCGCCGTCCGCCGCTGCTGGGCCCGGCCAGCCGCACGTTCGCCGCCGGTGTCACCATCGTCACCGGGTATCCGTTTCTGCGCGGGGCGCTGCGGTCGCTGCGCGGGGGCAAAGCGGCGGGTACCGATCTGTTGGTCTCGGCCGCGACGGTCGCCAGCCTGGTGCTGCGCGAGAACGTGGTGGCGTTGACGGTGCTGTGGCTGCTCAACATCGGTGAATACCTGCAGGACCTGACGTTGCGCCGGACCCGCCGCGCCATCGCCAACCTGCTGCAGGGCAACCAGGACACCGCGTGGACCCGGCTGTCGGACGGCGCCGAGGTGCAGGTACCCATCGATGCGCTGCGCGTCGGTGACCACGTGGTGGTGCACGAACAGGTGGCGGTTCCGGTCGACGGGCACATCATCGACGGCGAGGCCGTGGTGGACCAGTCGGCGATCACCGGGGAGAACCTGCCGGTCACGCTCACCGCGGGACACACGGTGCACGCCGGCTCGGTGCTCATGCGTGGTCGGCTGGTGATCGAGGCGGTCGCGGTGGGACGCGACACCACCATCGGCAGGATCGTCAGCCGGGTCGAGGAGGCGCAGCAGCATCGCGCGCCGATTCAGACTGTGGGAGAAAACTTCTCGAGGCGGTTCGTGCCGGCGTCCTTTGTGGTGTCCGGGATCACCCTGCTGCTGACCGGGGATGTTCGCCGGGCCATGACGATGCTGTTGGTGGCCTGCCCCTGCGCGGTGGGGTTGTCGACGCCGACCGCGATCAGCGCGGCCATCGGCAACGGCGCCCGGCGCGGCATCCTGATCAAGGGCGGCGCGCACCTCGAAGAGGCCGGCCGGGTGGACGCCGTTGTCTTCGACAAGACCGGCACCCTGACCAATGGCCGACCGGTGGTCACCAACACCGTGAGCTTCCACGATGATTGGCTGCCCGAGCAGGTGCTGGCCTACGCCGCGAGCTCGGAGATCCATTCCCGTCACCCGCTGGCTCAGGCAGTCATCAGGTCCACCGAGGAACGACACATCGCCATTCCGCCGCACGAGGAGTGCGAGGTGCTGGTGGGTCTGGGAATGCGTATCCAGGCTGACGGCCGGGTGCTGCTGCTGGGCAGTCCGGCGCTGTTGGCCCGGGAGAACATCGACGTCTCCATGGACGCGCAAAACTGGGTGCACCGTTTGCGCGGCGAGGCGGAAACGCCGCTGTTGTTGGCCGTGGACGGTGTGCTGGTCGGACTGATCAGTCTGCGTGACGAGGTGCGAACAGAAGCCAGGCCGGTGCTGGAGGCGTTGCGGGCCAAGGGAGTCGAGCGCATTGTCATGCTGACCGGTGACCACGCCGAGACCGCCCGCGCAGTGGCCGCAGAACTCGGTATCACCGAGTGGCGTGCCGAGGTGCTGCCCGAGGACAAACTGGACGCGGTCCGGATGCTGCACGACGAGGGTTACGTCGTGGCCATGGTCGGCGACGGCATCAACGACGCACCCGCGCTGGCGGCGGCCGACATCGGCATTGCCATGGGTATGGGCGGAACCGACGTCGCGGTGGAGACCGCCGATGTGGCGCTGGCCGGCGACGATCTACGCCGCTTGCTCGACGTGCGGGCCTTGGGCGGGCACGCGGTCGAGGTGATCCGGCAGAACTACGCGATGTCGATCGCGGTCAACGCCTTCGGCTTGTTGCTCGGCGCCGGCGGGGGTCTGTCGCCGGTGATGGCCGCAATCCTGCACAACGCATCATCGGTGGCAGTGGTGGCCAACAGTTCCCGGTTGATCCGCCACGAGCTGGCGGCGCCGGTCACACGAACGGGGTGATCTGCACACCCGCGGCGGTCAGCCGCTCCCGGACGGCGTTGGTGATCTGCACCGCGCCGGGCGAATCCCCGTGCACGCACACCGATTCGGCGTTCACGGTGGTGGTGGTTCCGTCGATGGCGGTGATTGTGCCCGTTTCAATCAGGGCGAGAACACGGTCGGCGATCTCGGCCGCGTCGTGCAGCACGGCACCGGGCTCACGACGGGACACCAGCCGGCCGTCCGGGGTATAGGCACGGTCGGCGAAGGCCTCGGGCACGGTGCGCAGACCCAGGCGCCGCGCCTCCTCCAGAAAGGCCGAGCCGGGTAGTCCCAGGACGGCCAGAGTGGTATCCAGTGATGCCACCGCTTCGGCCACGGCGCGTGCCTGCTCGCGGTGGCTGACGATTGAGTTGTACAGTGCACCATGTGGTTTGACGTAACTCACCGATGACCCGGCGGCGCGTGCCAGCGCGTCGAGCGCTCCGATCTGGTACACCACCTCGGCGCGCAGGTCGTCGGCCTCGACGTCGATGAACCGTCGGCCGAAGCCGGCCAGATCGCGATAGCTGACCTGCGCGCCGATGCGTACCCCCCGGCCGGCGGCCGAGCGGCAGGTGCGTGCCAGCCGCGCCGGATCGCCGGCATGGAAACCGCACGCGACGTTCGCGCTGGTCACCAGGGCCAGCATGGCCTCATCCTCACCGAGGTCCCAGACCCCGAAGCCCTCGCCCAGGTCTGCATTCAGATCAACCGATTCCACTCCGTCAGGGTAGGCCCGACGGCACGATCACACCGCGATCAAGGCGAATGCAGCATTCGCACTCCTGGGCCAAGTCGAGGTCATGGGTGGCGGCCACCACCGTGCTTCCTGCCGCAATGAGCTCGCGGATTCCCTCCAGGACCTTCGCCTTGGACTCGTCGTCCACGCCGGTGGTGGGTTCGTCGAGCGCCACGATCGGGGCCTGCTGGGCGAACGCCTGCGCCACCAGCGTGCGCTGGCGTTGCCCACCGGACAGCTCACCGATGCGGCGACGACGGAGGTGGCCGAGGTCGAGAGTGGCGATCCAGTGATCGACAATCTGGCGGTCTTCGGCGGTCGGCCGCCGCAACAGCCCCAGCTTGCCCCAACGCCCCATCATGACTGCCTCTGCCACGGTGATCGGGAACACGTCGCTGACCTTGCTGTGCTGGGGAGCCAACGCGACGTCCGCGTTGCGGTGCACTCGCCCGGCCTGCGGGCGAAGTACCCCCGCCAGCAGGCCCAACACGGTCGACTTTCCAGAACCGTTGTGTCCCAACAAAGTTGTGGCGCTACCCGCGACGATATCGAGCGAGAAATCGGAAAGCACGGGGGCGGCGCCGTAACCGAACGACACTGATTCGAACGAAATGGGAGTTGTATTCATGCACGCTTACTTATTGGAAACGATTGTCATTACTATCTAAAGTCTAGCCAATGCTTGGCTTGCTCACAGAACCGTTCAGTTCTGCGCTGGTCCGACAAGCGCTCGTCGCCGGCCTCATCGCCACGGCCATTTGCGCCATTGTCGGCACCTGGGTGGTGCTGCGCGGATCGGCTTTCCTGGGAGATGCCATGTCGCATGGGGTGCTGCCTGGTGTGGCGCTGGCGTCGCTGCTGGGAGGCAACATCGTCGTCGGCGCTCTGATGGCGGCGCTGGCGATGGCCTACGGGGTATCGGCACTCGGAACGTCGACTCGGCTGTCTCCCGATACCACCATCGGTCTGCTGCTGGTCGGCATGCTGGCGTTGGGCGTCATCGTCGTATCGCACTCCCGGAGCTTCGCCACGGACCTGACCGCGCTGCTGTTCGGTGATGTCCTCGCCGCCACGAACTCCGACATCATCGGGTTGGCGGTGGCGCTGGTGGTGATCGCCATGACTGCCTTCCTGGGCCGACGTGCGTTCATCGCTGCCACCTTCGACAGCCGCAAAGCGGCAACGCTGGGCCTGCGCCCCACTGTCGCACTGGCCACTCTCACCGTCCTCATGGCATTGGCCATCGTGGCGTCCTTTCAAGTGGTGGGCACGCTGTTGATGCTGGGTCTGCTGGTGGCCCCGCCGGCCGCAGCGATCCTGTGGGCCCGCAGCGTCCCGCAGATCATGTTGGGAGCGGCCGTGATCGGTGCGATCTCGGTGATCGTCGGACTGGTCATCTCTTGGCACGCGGCCACCGCCGGAGGTGCCACGATCGCGATCACCGCCGTGGCGTTGTTCTTCGTCTCCCTGGCGGCCACAGCGCTGGCCCCTCGGGTGCGCAAGAGCTCGGCCGCTGCCGCAACTGCCATCGTCGCCGTGGTCGGACTGGTCGGCTGTAGCAGCCCTGAACAATCACCGGCCCCCGCGCCGGAAGGCGCCGAGCACAATCTGGACTCGGCAGGCACCGTCGAGCTGGATGGCGCGCCCACCCGGTTGATCGTCGTCGATTCCGGCACCGGCGCCGCCGAGGTGCTCGACGCACTCGAGGAGACCGGCGCGCCGCTGGGTGAATTCGGCCCGATGGAGAACCTCGTCGGCGACGGCCGCTTCGGTTACCTGCTCGGCCGCAGCGGGGTGGCAGTGGTGGACTCCGGGGCATGGACCTTCGACCATGGCGACCACAGTCACTACTACGCCAAGCCGCCGGCTGCTCTCGGTGACAGCAACGTCGGTGCGGTCGCCGTGGCGGCCGACACCGACCGCGTTGCGCTGCGTTCGGCCGACGGCAACGTGGTGCTCTGGGACCGGGAATGGTTGGAGGACGGGGAGATCCGCTCGATGGACGGCCCCCCGGTCGAGGGCGCCCGAGTGGCGGTGCCCTACCAGGGCGTGCTGGTGGTCGCGACCGAAACCGGAGAGCTTCTCGCAGTCGATGACGATGGCACCGCAGCTCCGTTGCCGGTCCGCTGCGAGCAGGCCGGTGGCGTGGCGACCACCCGCACCGCCGTGGTGCTGGCATGCCGCGACGGGGCGGTCCGGGTCAGTGGTGATGAGGATCTTCCGCAAGCCGCACTGATCCCGTTCCCGGCCGGCCAGACACCCGCACTGCCCCTGCTGACGAACCTCGGCAGCGAGGGGACGGTCGTCGGCCTGTCGGGCGAGCAGCTGTGGGCGCTCGACAGTTCGCGAGCGATGTGGAGCTCTGTCGAGGTGCCTGATGCGGTCGCGGCCAATTCTGTCGGCGATGGGCACGCGCTGGTGCTGACCCGCGACGGCATGCTGAGGACCGTCACCCTGGCGGACGGTAATCAGGTCGCCGAGCTGCCCTTGTTCGCCGGTGGTGTGTCCATCGATGGGCCCATGCCGGTGATCGAGGTGGACAGGGAGCGTGCCTACGTCAACAACGCTGCAGCGCAGGCAATCTACGAGATCGACTACCGCGACGGATTGCGGCTGGCCCGCACGCTGACCACAACGGTGACGCCCGATCTGATGGTGGAGACCGGCCGGTGAACCGCATGCCCATAGCGGCGCTCGCGCTCTCCCTTGCACTGACCGGCTGTGGCGCCTCGGGCGGGCAGGATGACGGTGCGGCGCACATCGTCGTCACCACCAACATTCTCGGCGATGTGGTGGAGAACATCGTCGGTGACACCGCCGACGTCACGGTGCTGATGAAGCGCAACGCCGACCCGCACTCTTTCGAGTTGTCGGCCCAGGAGGCCGACGCCACGTCGCAGGCCGACCTGATCGTCTACAACGGCCTCGGGCTCGAAGAGGGAGTGCAGCGACACGTCGATGCCGCTGC from Mycolicibacterium tokaiense includes the following:
- a CDS encoding permease; this translates as MSTRTGSRSGNLSMTLLIGGLLVAALTGGVLHEIVRERPRLATAATVFSGVFVQALPFLAFGVVISGLVATFVTPEVVARWLPRRTAPAVLAAGIGGAALPGCECASVPVARRLYGDDGRGAAALTFMLSAPAINPVVLVSTAVAFPGHPAMVVARCAASLLTAVIMGLLWSRWGRPGWITRRPPTVSAPGSARTTVFVEAARHDFLQAAAYLVLGALAAALLHVLVPAWVYDHLAGQLLLGILTMAVLAVVLSLCSEADAFVAASLSMLPLVPRLVFLVVGPAVDLKLFAMQAGMFGRAFAVRFAPTTFLVATAVATAVGLVVVG
- a CDS encoding LamB/YcsF family protein, which translates into the protein MESVDLNADLGEGFGVWDLGEDEAMLALVTSANVACGFHAGDPARLARTCRSAAGRGVRIGAQVSYRDLAGFGRRFIDVEADDLRAEVVYQIGALDALARAAGSSVSYVKPHGALYNSIVSHREQARAVAEAVASLDTTLAVLGLPGSAFLEEARRLGLRTVPEAFADRAYTPDGRLVSRREPGAVLHDAAEIADRVLALIETGTITAIDGTTTTVNAESVCVHGDSPGAVQITNAVRERLTAAGVQITPFV
- a CDS encoding heavy metal translocating P-type ATPase, with amino-acid sequence MPDLTLLSDAAGRLRVQVPALRGDSLRAVAVEDAVDEVAGVRTVHAYPRTGSVVVWYSPSRCDTVAVLDTLRAAMTVDRNLVPARTPRSADIRNGDVVRIALGGAALALLGFRRYGLRRPPLLGPASRTFAAGVTIVTGYPFLRGALRSLRGGKAAGTDLLVSAATVASLVLRENVVALTVLWLLNIGEYLQDLTLRRTRRAIANLLQGNQDTAWTRLSDGAEVQVPIDALRVGDHVVVHEQVAVPVDGHIIDGEAVVDQSAITGENLPVTLTAGHTVHAGSVLMRGRLVIEAVAVGRDTTIGRIVSRVEEAQQHRAPIQTVGENFSRRFVPASFVVSGITLLLTGDVRRAMTMLLVACPCAVGLSTPTAISAAIGNGARRGILIKGGAHLEEAGRVDAVVFDKTGTLTNGRPVVTNTVSFHDDWLPEQVLAYAASSEIHSRHPLAQAVIRSTEERHIAIPPHEECEVLVGLGMRIQADGRVLLLGSPALLARENIDVSMDAQNWVHRLRGEAETPLLLAVDGVLVGLISLRDEVRTEARPVLEALRAKGVERIVMLTGDHAETARAVAAELGITEWRAEVLPEDKLDAVRMLHDEGYVVAMVGDGINDAPALAAADIGIAMGMGGTDVAVETADVALAGDDLRRLLDVRALGGHAVEVIRQNYAMSIAVNAFGLLLGAGGGLSPVMAAILHNASSVAVVANSSRLIRHELAAPVTRTG
- the aztB gene encoding zinc ABC transporter permease AztB translates to MLGLLTEPFSSALVRQALVAGLIATAICAIVGTWVVLRGSAFLGDAMSHGVLPGVALASLLGGNIVVGALMAALAMAYGVSALGTSTRLSPDTTIGLLLVGMLALGVIVVSHSRSFATDLTALLFGDVLAATNSDIIGLAVALVVIAMTAFLGRRAFIAATFDSRKAATLGLRPTVALATLTVLMALAIVASFQVVGTLLMLGLLVAPPAAAILWARSVPQIMLGAAVIGAISVIVGLVISWHAATAGGATIAITAVALFFVSLAATALAPRVRKSSAAAATAIVAVVGLVGCSSPEQSPAPAPEGAEHNLDSAGTVELDGAPTRLIVVDSGTGAAEVLDALEETGAPLGEFGPMENLVGDGRFGYLLGRSGVAVVDSGAWTFDHGDHSHYYAKPPAALGDSNVGAVAVAADTDRVALRSADGNVVLWDREWLEDGEIRSMDGPPVEGARVAVPYQGVLVVATETGELLAVDDDGTAAPLPVRCEQAGGVATTRTAVVLACRDGAVRVSGDEDLPQAALIPFPAGQTPALPLLTNLGSEGTVVGLSGEQLWALDSSRAMWSSVEVPDAVAANSVGDGHALVLTRDGMLRTVTLADGNQVAELPLFAGGVSIDGPMPVIEVDRERAYVNNAAAQAIYEIDYRDGLRLARTLTTTVTPDLMVETGR
- a CDS encoding DUF1490 family protein → MVLSGFLGKAASTVVTGAVGVAAYELVRKAVATAPLHEAAVTTTAAALRGARKVEEGAEAARLKVADVVAEAKERIGEEVAPPAVAVEHDHEH
- the aztA gene encoding zinc ABC transporter ATP-binding protein AztA, which gives rise to MNTTPISFESVSFGYGAAPVLSDFSLDIVAGSATTLLGHNGSGKSTVLGLLAGVLRPQAGRVHRNADVALAPQHSKVSDVFPITVAEAVMMGRWGKLGLLRRPTAEDRQIVDHWIATLDLGHLRRRRIGELSGGQRQRTLVAQAFAQQAPIVALDEPTTGVDDESKAKVLEGIRELIAAGSTVVAATHDLDLAQECECCIRLDRGVIVPSGLP